The uncultured Eubacteriales bacterium region GCCCTATATGATTTTGATTGCGCTTCTGGTCACACTGCCCCGGCAGAAAAACCGAGAGCGAAATATGGACGGCACGTTCACCAGACGCCCGGCCAAAGCTCCTTAAACAAATTACGCCAGTCTGCGTCAGAGACACTTCGGTTTATCCCCCCTTATGCCTTGCAGCGCAGCGGAAAGGTATGATAATCATTATGAAAGAAGTCTATATTGTCAGCTGCTGCCGTACCGCGATCGGCAGCTTTGGCGGCATGCTGAAGGACGTTCCCGCTGTCGAGCTGGGTGCCATTACCGTGAAAGAGGCGCTCAAGCGCGGCAATGTGAACCCGGAAAATGTGGACGAGGTCATGTATGGCGGCGTGCTCACCGCTGGCCTGGGCCAAAATATAGCCCGGCAAGTGGGCCTGAAGGCCGGAATCCCTATGGCAACTCCCGCCTACACGATCAATATGGTGTGCGGTTCCGGCATGAAAAGTGTCATTGAGGCCGCCCGCAGCATCGTGGCTGACGACGCCGACATCATAGTAGCCGGGGGCACCGAGAACATGTCAATGTCCCCCTACGTCCTTCCCGACGAGCGCTGGGGCGGACGCATGGGCGATAAAAAAGTTATAGACACCATGATTCGCGACGGCCTTTGGGACGCCTGCAATGACTACCATATGGGCACCACCGCCGAGAACATCTGCGATCTGTGGGGCATCACACGCCAGGAGATGGATGCGTTCTCCGTCCGCTCTCAGGAGCGCGCGGTAGCCGCCCGCGACTCTGGCCGGTTCGACGACGAGATCGTCCCTGTCCCCGTCAAGGTGAAGAAACAGGTGGTGGAGTTCGCCCGGGACGAGTATCCCAAGGACGGCACCACCCTGGAGAGCATCTCCAAGCTCCGCGGCGCTTTCCCTGTTGGTCCCGAGTCCCCCAACCCTCAGGTCGTCCAGACCTTTGACGTCACCTCCCCCAAGGTCGAAACCCCCGATATGGGGCAGCAGCGCGTGACCGCCGCCAGCGCCTCCGGCCTGAACGACGGCGCGGCCGCCATCATCGTCGCCTCCGGAGAAGCGGTGAAGAAATATGGTCTTAAGCCCATGGCAAAGCTCGTGTCCTGGGGCCAGGGCGGCGTTGACCCCAAGATCATGGGCATCGGCCCTGTGCCTGCCTCCCGCAGGGCGCTGGAGAAGGCCGGACTGACCGTCAACGACATGGACCTGGTTGAGGCGAACGAAGCCTTTGCCGCCCAGTCCATCGCTGTGGCCCGTGAGATGAACTTCGACATGGAGAAAGTCAACGTGAATGGCGGCGCCATCGCCCTGGGCCATCCCATCGGCTGCTCCGGCGCCCGTGTCATCGTCACTTTGCTCCACGAGCTGAAGAAGCATGACGACGCCAAGCGAGGCCTGGCGACCCTGTGCATCGGCGGCGGAATGGGTGTTGCCACCATCTTTGAAAAGTGCTAGCTGTTTTGTGACAGACAACCTTCAGGCGGGTCGGGCTGTCGCCTGGCCCGCCTGAAAATCAAGCTGTTTTGGAGGAATTCCCATTGGCTAAGTTGATCTCCCTAAAAGAGGCCGTAGACCTGATCCCCGATGGGGCCACGATCATGTGCGGCGGTTTCATGGGCTGCGGCACCGCCCACAAGGTGGTCGATGCCCTTTCTAAGTCCGGCAAAAGCAATTTTACTCTCATCTGCAACGACGGTTCTTTCCCCGGCGGTCCGCTGGGTGAGGACTATTATGGCGTCGCCAAGCTCATCCATAACGGTCAGGTGAATCATCTGATCGCCACCCACGTGGGCCTTAACCCGGAGGTCGCCGAGCGTATGAACGACGGCTCCATGAAAGTCGACCTCATCCCCCAGGGATCCCTGGCCGAGATGATACGGGCCGGCAGCGCGGGCCTGGGCGGCGTGCTGACGCCCACCGGCGTCGGCACCATCGTAGAGGACAACAAGGACTTTGTGCTGGGCAAGGTCGCCGTGGACGGCAAGGATTATCTGCACATGCGCCCTGTGAGAGCAGATATAGCCATCATCTCCGGCTACAGGGTAGATAAGAGCGGCAATGTCTGGTACAAGGGCACCACCCGCAACTTCAATCTGCTCATGGCCACCGCCGCCGATCTCGTGATCGTCGAGGCCGACCATGTGGTTGAGCTGGGCGAGATCGAGCCCGAGAACGTACATACCTACGGGATTCTCGTGGACTACATTGTGGATGGGGGGAACGCGTAATGGAGAACGTCAAAACCTTTATTGCCGCTCGTGTAGCCAAGGAGCTGAAGGACGGTGATGTCGTGAACCTGGGGATCGGGCTACCCACCTTGGTTCCCAACTATCTGCCCGAGGGCGTCCGTGTGACCCTTCAGTCTGAGAACGGCATCGTGGGTACGGGTGCGCTCACCGATGAGAACCGCGACCCCGTCTATGTCACCGATGCCGGCGGAAACCCTGCTGCCATCTCCCTGGGCGGGGCTTTTATCGACTCCTGCTCCTCCTTCGGCCTGATCCGCGGCGGACATGTGGACGCTACCATCCTGGGCGGCCTTGAGGTCGACGAGGAGGGCTCTCTTTCAAACTGGATCATCCCCGGCAAGAAGGTGCCCGGCATGGGCGGAGCCATGGACTTGCTGGTGGGCGCGAAGAACGTCATCGTGGCCATGGAGCACACTGCCAAGGGCGCGCCCAAAATCCTCAAGAAGTGCCGTCTGCCCTATACCGCGGTGAAGTGCGTCACCAAGATCATCACCGAGATGGGTGTGATTGAGGTCACCGATAAGGGCCTGCTGCTCACCGAGTACAACCCCGAGTTCACCGTGGAGCAAATCCAGGCCGCCACCGAGGCTCCCCTGATCATCAGCCCCGACCTGAAAGAGATGGCCTAAGCCTCTCTGCAGAAGGGAGACAAGGCCCCTGAGACGTTATTTCCAAACGTCTCAGGGGCCTTGGTTTATCGAGACACTGACTGTTCTTTTTCTGAAAAGGGGGTATTTTTTATTTGTTTTTTTCCATAATCTTTGTTATACTAATTACAAATACAAGGATTATACAAAGGATATACTTTTTACTAAATAACGAAGGAACTTGGTTGATCATGAAAAAGGACGCAGCATTGAGCAAGCAGAACCAGATCTACGAGCAATTGAAAGAGGACATTGTGACCGGCAAATACAGCGGAGGGTCCTTCCTGCAGGAAAACGACCTGTGCGCTGCCTTCGACGTGAGCCGCACCCCTGTGCGGGAGGCCCTGATTCGTCTCTCCCATGACCAGTACATTGAGCTCATCCCCAACCGGGGTGCCTTTATCCCCCAGATGACCATCAGCGACATTAAGGAGCTCTATGAGCTGCGGGTAGCCAACGACGGGATGGCCGCCTTTCTCTTCGCCAGGAGGGCGACGCCTGAGATCGTCGCGGATATGGAGCAATCGGTGGCTCGGGAGGCAGTCTTTCTTCAGGAGGGCAATTTTGTCAAGGTCCATGAGGAGGAGCTTTACTTCCACTCGCTGTATATCAACAACTGCGGAAACAAGCGCCTCATCAACATCATCAACATGGTTGGTAATCAGACGGTACGCGTCATGAGAATTTCTGCAGAGGCGCAATTCAGGGATACGCTGGAGGTGAGTCTGAAGCGCCACGGGGAGTTGACCGAGGCATTCAGAGCGCATGACCAGGAGAAAGCCAGGGCGCTGATGGAGTCCCACTGGGAGTACAGCAAAGAGGGCTATATCCGGCACTATATTGAGGGCACCCTCTCCAACAGGCTATGATTTAACTGCCGCTGTGGGGTTTCCTGCGCACCCGTTGACAAATAAAAGATTGACTACACCCGCAAGCTTGTGTATAATATGAACATAATTGAAAGTGCAGACTATGCCGGGTGTAGCAAGTTTGCCATATCTCTTTTCCCTTGAGGAAGAGGATTTGACTTCAGACGCGAAGGAAGCGTCTTGAAGCGCTGTATAGCGTTTCAAGACGCTTTTTTTGTTTGGAAAGAGGGTGGCGTCAGTAAAACTGCGTAAAATAGGAGCGGCCATAAGCAGGTAAAAGATATTTGAAACATGAAATTGGAGGTAAAAGGTATGGCGGCAACAGCACAGGCGCTCGGGATGATCGAAACGAAAGGTCTGGTGGGCGCCATTGAGGCGGCGGACGCGATGGTAAAGGCCGCGAATGTTACTCTGATGGGGAAAGAGCATGTGGGCGGCGGCCTCGTGACTGTCATGGTCCGGGGCGACGTGGGGGCCGTCAAGGCCGCTACCGACGCCGGGGCGGCGGCCGCCGAGCGCGTGGGTGAGCTCATCTCCGTCCACGTCATCCCCCGGCCCCACGACGAGGTGGAAGCTATCCTGCCCGGCAGGCAGTCTTAACAAAAAGGGGGCGGCGATATGGGACTCAGCGAGTCTTTGATTCGGGAAATCGTGGAGCGGACGCTGCGGGAGATGGGCACTGAAAAAATGGAGAAGCAGGTGGACCCCAGCGGCATTATGAGCATTAAGCTGAGCACAGTGAAGTGCGAGCCCTTTGCCGGGGCCAAGGGCGTCGGACTCAAGGACGCGACGACGCTGGAGGAGGCGCCGCGCATGGGCGCGGGCGTTATGGAGCTGGACCATGGGGTGCTGGAGTGGACGCTGACCTACGACGAGTATGACTACGTCATCGAGGGCACGCTGCAGATCGAGATAGACGGCCGCATGATTGAGGGAAGGGCCGGTGACATCATCTATATCCCCCGCAACAGCCATATTCTATTTAAGACGCCTGACTTCACCCGCTACGCATATTTTGTGTATCCTGCAAACTGGTCGGAGCTGATCTGACACAAGAGGGTATTTGGTTATCTCATTGCTTTTCCGTGCCGGTTTTGTTACACTTCTGGTGACGCCATGGCGCACGATTTGTTGAAAATGGAGGGGTACGGGTGAGCACAGGTGAACGGAGGGTGACAACACTCTTTCTCGCAGACGATGATGAGAATGTGCGCCGCACGCTGAGGGAGTTTTTCACGGGGTACCCAAGCTACAAAATCGTCGGAGAGGTGTATGACGGTGCCGCGGCGGTGGAGGCGTGCAGGAGGCTGAAGCCGGACGTGGCGCTTCTGGATATCCGGATGCCTGTGCTGGATGGGCTCGGCGCGGCTCGGCTCCTCCTTGGCGAGGACCTGGTCAGATGCGTGGTCATGCTCACCGCGTTCAGCGACCAGGTATATATTCAAAACGCACTGGACGCCGGAGCCTTCGGATACCTGACCAAGCCCTTTGATCCGGAAAAGATACTGCCCACCCTGGAGCTTTGCATCCATCAGAGCAGGGAATACCACCTTTTGAAAAAGGAGCACCAGAATCTCAGCCGCCGGCTGGGGGAGCGTGACGCCGTGGACCGGGCCAAGCTGGTTCTGATGGAGACGAAGGGAATGGGCGAGGACGAGGCATACCAGTACATAAGAGAGCTCAGTAAGCGTATGTGCATGTCTATGGCGACGGTCTCCAAATACTTGCTCGCTAAGGCGGAGGAAGTCCATGAATAGCGCCACGCGGCTGCTGTGCCAGAAGTATACCGAGCTTACTGACGAAGAGATTTCCCACATCGAGCAGTACAACGACGTCCTCCCGGCGCTGGCAAATGCAGAAAAGGCGGACGTATTCATAGACTGCCGGACCGCCACGGGGCGCTCGGCTATCGTAGTCTGTGAGGCTAAGCCCCAGACGGTCCCATCCAACTATTCCGGCACGATTTCAGGGATGCTGATCCAGTGGAAGGACGAGCCTGCGGTGGACCGCTCTTTCCGCCTGGGCGTGGCAACCGTGGGAGTTCGCGCGGTCTCCATGCCGGAGGATCGGCGCATCGTACAGACGGTGGAGCCCATTGTTTTTAACGAAAAGCTGATTGGCGTCCTCATCTATGAAAAACCCGCCATGGCCGTGGAGGATATCGTGCTCCCGCAGGAGGATGAGAACCACGGCGCGGAGGATCTGGACTGGGCGGGCGTATCGGAGCACCTGGGAGACGCGGTGGTATTTTTGGACGAGGCGGGTCTGGTGTGCGGCTATAACCGCGCGGCCAGGGAACTCTATCGGAGCATGGGCTATATCGGAGACATCATGGGTATGGCCGCGACCAATATTCAGCCTGCCGCGCTGGCGGAAAGTGACGACCAAGTCCATGAGGCCTTTATGGTCAACAGAGCGCTGCAGTATCGGAAAGTCCCTGTTGTCCATGGAAAGGCGCAGGTCGCGCTGATGATCCGGGATGTGACGGAGCGGCGCAGGGTAGAGCAGGAGATGTCCTTTCAAAAGATGGCGCTGCGGGAGCTGCGCCACAGGATCAGAAACAGTCTCCAGATGATTGCCGGCATAACACGCAGCAGGAGCTTTGAGGTCAGCGACCTCGGCGCGGCGCAGACGGCCCTCCTGGATATGGCGAACCGGGTCCTCTCCATTACCGCGACACTGGATGGAATCGTTCAGGTCTCCCCGGAGAAAGTATCACTCCTCCAGGTGCTGGAGCAGATACGCAGGTACACGCTGCAGACGCTTCTGACGCCGGCGAGGGGTATCGCCATCCAGATACAGGGCGAGGACGTGGAGGTCTCGGCGGACTGCGCCACCTCGGTGGCCCTGGTGGTCAACGAGCTGGTGCAAAACGCGCTGAAGTACGCCTTTCCGGCGGGAGAGGCGGGCGTCATCCGCATTGAGATGCAAAACAACCGACCATTCTGCAAGGTCACGATTTCGGACACCGGCGTGGGGTTCCTCCCGGACGCCATCCGGCCCGGGAGTATGGGGCTGGAGCTGGCTGCCTCTATTGTGCGGGAGAAGCTGACAGGTGAGTGGAATATTGAGACCGGTGTATCCGGCACAAAGATTTCCTTTGACTTTTTAGAAAAATAAAATGGCGACGACCTGTAGTAAGGCGTAGCCGAATAAAGCAGAGGCGACGCAGCCCAGGGACGGTGCTTATGGCACCTGTCCTTGGGCTGCTTTGCTTATATAGGGTGAAAATGTTCGAGCAAGCATGCTGAGAGGCGTGGGCACGCATGCCTCAATCCAAAAAGAGAGGTGCAGCAGAAAATGAAGCTAAAGACGACCCTGAATGGTAAGACCTTTAAATTCCGTGACATCAAGGATGTGCTTGCCAAAGCCAACGAGCCCAAATCCGGTGACCGTTACCAAGGCATTGCCGCCGAGACGGCGACCGAGCGGGTAGCCGCCAAGATCGTTCTGTCCGAGTTCACGGTGGGCGACCTGACGGAAAACCCCACAATTCCCTACGAAAAGGACGAGGTCACCCGGGTCAACATCGACGGCCTGAACCGCCCCATGTACGAGCGGTTTAAGAACAAGACCATCAGCGAGCTGCGGGAGTGGATCCTGGATCACCAGACCACCACCGAAGAGCTCTGCCGCTCCGGCCGGGCCTTTACAGGCGAGGTGGTGGCCGCCGTAGCCAAGCTCATGTCCACGATGGACCTGGTCTACGGCGCCAGCAAAATTGTCCGGCCCACGAAGTGCATCACTGAGATCGGGCTGCCCGGCACGCTCTCCTACCGCTGCCAGGCCAACAGTCCCACCGACGATGTGCTGGGCATCCTGATCGGCGTTATGGAGGGGCTGACCTATGGCTGCGGCGACGCCTGCCTGGGCATCAACCCCGTGACCGACGACGCCGAGACCACAAAGCGCATCGCGGACGGACTGTGGAATTTGGTGATAAAGAACGCCATCCCCACGCAGATCACCGTGCTGTCCCACATCACGACCCAGATGGAGGCCGCCCGCCGGGGCGCGCCGCTGTCCATGTTCTTCCAGTCCATCGCCGGCACGCAGGCCGCCAACGACAACTTCGGCGTCAACCGCGCGCTGCTGGAGGAGGCCTACGCCCTTGCCAGGGAGAAGTGCACCGGCTTGGGGCCCAATCTTCTCTATTTCGAGACCGGGCAGGGCTCCGAGGTCTCTATCGATGCCGACGAGGGCGTGGACGAGATGACCCTGGAGGCCAGGACCTATGGCTTTGGTCGGTTCTTCAACCCCTTTATGGTCAACAATGTCTCCGGCTTTATCGGCCCTGAGACACTCTACGACGGCAAAGAGATGATCCGCGCCAATTTGGAAGACCATTTTATGGGCAAGCTCATCGGCCTCCCCATGGGTATGGCCCCCTGCTACACCAACCATACCTCCATCACCCAGGACGACCAGGAGATGGCAACGGCCCTGCTGGCGATGGCGGGCGCCAACTACTACATGGGCGTTCCCGCGGGCGACGACGTGATGCTCTCTTATCAGGACACCAGCTTCCACGACGACGCCACACTCAGGGAACTCACACACCGCCTGCCCGCGCCCGAGTTCCATAAATGGATGATCAAGATGGGCCTGATGGATGAAAGGGGCATCTTGACCAGACGGGCCGGTGACGCGTCCATTTTTTTGAAATAAGAAGGAGGGAAAGGCCATGAACGAAACTCAACTGAAGGAACTCATCATGAAGACGATATCGGAGGTAGTATCCGAAAACGGCGGTCTCCCCGCCGAGGACGCGGTCTGCCCCAAACCATCCGCCGTGCCCGCCTCCCAAGTATCCGACGGCGAGGTCCCAGACCTCTCCGCCGTTGATTTCAGCCAGATCATCGATGTGCCGGAGCCCGCCAATCTGGAGGAATTCCGGCGCATGCGCGCAAGGACCGTCGCCCGGATCGGGGTCGGGCGCGCCGGTCCCCGGTACCGCACCAACACCTTCCTCCGTTTCCGGGCCGACCATGCGGCGGCCATGGACGCGGTGTTCACCGATGTGCCCGAGTCCCTGCTGGAAGAGGTGGGGGTGTTCTCGGTGGAGACCCTATGCGATTCCAAGGATATGTACCTGACCCGCCCCGACCTTGGGAGACGATTTTCCAAGGAGACCGTCGCTGAGATCAAAAAGCGCTGCAAGCTGGGCCCCGACGTGCAGATCGTGGTGTCCGACGGCCTCTCCAGCTCCTCCGTAACAGCCAACATCCGGGACATCTTGCCTGCTATTATGCAGGGCCTCAAGGCGGCGGGCGTTGAAGCGGGAACCCCCTTCTTCATCAAGCACGGGCGGGTGGGCGCCATGGACGCGGTCACCGAGGCTGTGGGCTCCAAGGTCACTGTTATCCTGCTGGGAGAGCGGCCGGGGCTTGTCTCCAGCGAATCTATGAGCGCCTACATGACGTATGGCGGCTATGTGGGAATTCCCGAAGCCAGCAGGACGGTGGTATCCAACATCCACCGGGGCGGCACCAACGCCGCGGAGGCCGGCGCCTTTATCGCTGAGCTGTGCGTTCGTATGCTGAAAGAAAAAGCGTCCGGCCTGGGCCTGAAGGTCTGAGAACCCGCCGCCTTGGCGGAAAAAAGGAGGAAGTGTTATGAAGGTTTTAAGCGAAGCAGTGGTAGGCGGCGTGATTGCCGGGAAATACGGGATGCGGGGCCCTGTCAACGCCTATGGCGTTCCGAGCCTCTCCTTTCCCCTCACCATTGAGGATACCCCCGAGGGCACGGCCTCTTTCGCGCTGGTGCTGGAGGACAAGGATGACTTCCCCTCCAACGGCGGTTTCTCCTGGATCCATTGGACGGCGGCCAACCTACGGCGGCCCTGCCTGGAGGAGGGGGAGAGCGAGGCGGCGGCCGACTTTGTGCAGGGGGTGAACAGCTGGATCAGTCCCCAGGGCGGGAACCTTCCAAGAGAAGTCTGCAGCTTCTACGGCGGCCCTGCCCCGTCGGACGGGGATCATCTCTACGAGCTGCATGTCTACGCGCTGGACACCCTGCTGGATCTGGAAAATGGCTTTAATTACAACGTGCTCTATCGGAAAATGGACGGGCATATTCTGGACGAGTTCACGCTGAGAGCACTCTACTTATTTAAGGAGGACTGAGCATGTTTACTGTTGACAGCTATATCCCCACCCGCGTCGTATTTGGCGCCGGGAGGCTGGATGAGCTGGCCACCCTGCCGCTGCCCGGCAAAAAGGCGCTCATATGCACCACGCCCGCTCGGCGCCCCGCCGCCGCTGCCCTGGTGGAACGGGTGCGCGCCCTGGTGGAGCGAAACGGCGCCTCCTCCGTCATATTCGACCACATCGCTCCCAACCCGACCAAGCGGTCTGTGGAGGAGGGTACCGCGCTGGCGCTCCGGGAGGGCTGCGATTTTCTCCTGGGTCTGGGCGGAGGAAGCAGCATCGACTGCGCCAAGGCCATTGCCGTCATGCTGCGCAGTCCGGGGAGCCTGTGGGACTACGCCTATACCGGGACCGGCGGCAAAAAAACGCCGGAGGCCGCCGCGCCGCTGGTGACGGTCACCACCACCTGCGGGACCGGCACCGAGTGCGACCCCTACTGCGTCATTACCAACGAGGAAACGGGGGAGAAGCTGGACTTTGCCTCAGACGCGCTCTTCCCGGTATTCTCCATCATCGACCCCGAGCTGCTGCTCTCCCTGCCCCGGGACCTGAGTATCTACCAGGGCTTTGACGGCCTGTTCCACGCGGCGGAGTGTTATGTCTGCAACGGACACGCGAACCGGATGGTGGATCTATATGCGCTGGAATCGGTACGAATCATCGCCCGCAGCCTGCCCGCCGTGCTCCGCAGCCCAGACGACCTGGAGGAGCGCGCCGAGCTCGCCTTTGCCTGCGATATCCTCAGCGGCTACACACAGGCGCTGACCAGCGTGACCTCCCACCACATACTGGGGCAGACACTGGGCGGTCTCTTCCCGGAGATGCCCCACGGGGCCACCCTCATCACGGTGGCGGAGGCCTATTACAGCAAGGTCTGCGCGCTCCTGCCCGGCGTATTCGACGAGCTGGGTGAGGCCATGGGCGTGCCGCGGGAAAGCGGCCGGCCGGGGTTTGCCTTTGTGGCGGCGCTGCAAAAGCTAATGGATGACTCGGGCTGCCGGACGCTCTGCCTGAAGAACTTTGGCATTTCCCGCGGGGATTTTCGCCGCATCGTGGACATGACGGTGGACCAGGTGGGGATTTCCCTGGACCGGTATACCCTGACGAAGGAGGATATGACCTCCATCCTGGCCGACTCCCTGTCCAAGTGACAGGACAGTATCGAGTATTACTATAGGGAGGAAACGCTACCATGAAAAAAGATCCTGTGAGAGCCAGTGTCCTGGCAGCCAGGCTCATTCCCAACGTGGCCGCCGATATGGCGCGGGAGCTGGGTCTGCTGCCCGGCGAGAAATCGCTGGCCCTCATCACCTCCGACTGCGACGACGTGACCTACACCGCTCTGGACGAGGCCACCAAAAAGGCCGACTGCCGCGTGGCCTACGCCAAGAGTTTCTACGCGGGCGCGGCCAACGCCAACACCAAGCTGGCCGGCGAGATCATCGGCATTTTGGCGGCCCCTAACCCCGCCGAGGCGAAGGCAGGTCTGGCCGCCTGTATGGATATGATCGAAAACGTGTGCCACTTTGTCTCCGCCAACGAGGACGACACCATCGTCTACTATGCCCAATGCATCTCCCGCACCGGCTCCTACCTGTCTGCCGGCGCGGGCATCGAGGAGGGCGAGGCCCTGGCCTACCTCATCGCTCCCCCTCTGGAGGCCATGTACGGCGTCGATGCCGCTCTGAAGGCCGCCGACGTGCGCCTGTGCGTGCTGTACGCCCCTCCCTCCGAGACCAACTTCGGCGGTGCGCTGCTCACCGGCAGCCAGTCCGCCTGCCAGTCCGCCTGCGACGCCTTTGCCGCCGCCGTTGAGTCGGTCGCCGACCAGCCGAAAACCTGACGGTCCGGGAAAACGGCTGACCGACACAGGAAAACTGCGGGAGCTGATGCGCCGCTTAGACCACAAAAACCCCACAGGATAACATCCTGTGGGGTTTTTAATTCGCTCAGCCTATTTACAAATTATCTCTACGTCATCGAGATAGTATTCGGTAAAACCTTCAAACCCGGAGTCCGTACCGATCAAC contains the following coding sequences:
- the eutC gene encoding ethanolamine ammonia-lyase, small subunit (light chain) (Evidence 2a : Function of homologous gene experimentally demonstrated in an other organism; PubMedId : 10464203, 3905806; Product type e : enzyme); translation: MNETQLKELIMKTISEVVSENGGLPAEDAVCPKPSAVPASQVSDGEVPDLSAVDFSQIIDVPEPANLEEFRRMRARTVARIGVGRAGPRYRTNTFLRFRADHAAAMDAVFTDVPESLLEEVGVFSVETLCDSKDMYLTRPDLGRRFSKETVAEIKKRCKLGPDVQIVVSDGLSSSSVTANIRDILPAIMQGLKAAGVEAGTPFFIKHGRVGAMDAVTEAVGSKVTVILLGERPGLVSSESMSAYMTYGGYVGIPEASRTVVSNIHRGGTNAAEAGAFIAELCVRMLKEKASGLGLKV
- a CDS encoding conserved hypothetical protein (Evidence 4 : Homologs of previously reported genes of unknown function), whose product is MKVLSEAVVGGVIAGKYGMRGPVNAYGVPSLSFPLTIEDTPEGTASFALVLEDKDDFPSNGGFSWIHWTAANLRRPCLEEGESEAAADFVQGVNSWISPQGGNLPREVCSFYGGPAPSDGDHLYELHVYALDTLLDLENGFNYNVLYRKMDGHILDEFTLRALYLFKED
- the eutL gene encoding putative carboxysome-related structural protein with putative role in ethanolamine utilization (Evidence 3 : Function proposed based on presence of conserved amino acid motif, structural feature or limited homology; PubMedId : 10464203, 16291677; Product type ps : putative structure) translates to MKKDPVRASVLAARLIPNVAADMARELGLLPGEKSLALITSDCDDVTYTALDEATKKADCRVAYAKSFYAGAANANTKLAGEIIGILAAPNPAEAKAGLAACMDMIENVCHFVSANEDDTIVYYAQCISRTGSYLSAGAGIEEGEALAYLIAPPLEAMYGVDAALKAADVRLCVLYAPPSETNFGGALLTGSQSACQSACDAFAAAVESVADQPKT
- a CDS encoding conserved hypothetical protein (Evidence 4 : Homologs of previously reported genes of unknown function), giving the protein MFTVDSYIPTRVVFGAGRLDELATLPLPGKKALICTTPARRPAAAALVERVRALVERNGASSVIFDHIAPNPTKRSVEEGTALALREGCDFLLGLGGGSSIDCAKAIAVMLRSPGSLWDYAYTGTGGKKTPEAAAPLVTVTTTCGTGTECDPYCVITNEETGEKLDFASDALFPVFSIIDPELLLSLPRDLSIYQGFDGLFHAAECYVCNGHANRMVDLYALESVRIIARSLPAVLRSPDDLEERAELAFACDILSGYTQALTSVTSHHILGQTLGGLFPEMPHGATLITVAEAYYSKVCALLPGVFDELGEAMGVPRESGRPGFAFVAALQKLMDDSGCRTLCLKNFGISRGDFRRIVDMTVDQVGISLDRYTLTKEDMTSILADSLSK